One segment of Desulfovibrio litoralis DSM 11393 DNA contains the following:
- a CDS encoding CRISPR-associated helicase/endonuclease Cas3 produces the protein MTHSYLAHSENRDGNTHLLKDHLTNTQKLIKTFANNKTQEKMLSLVALLHDLGKYQEEFQAYLKNGGQRGSVPHARWGAIVARQLDCHELSFCINGHHKGLENSIAWEKEDTVVDVDKGEDKKWQELYKLFLTDMSIRHKEFVQALRDLLAELKACSYNKLERELLTRFIFSCLTDADWLDTESHFSPDKAELRGGKKLDLENCLKQIEAIFQGFESHQASLKEINVLRNQARKQALEKANGKVDFYSLNLPTGLGKTLTSFHWALEHARANKLKRIIIVLPYVNIIDQTAALLKKYFGEDNILEHHASFNEENKEETKSINEETDKKKLACENWDYPIIVTTTVQFYESLFSNKPSKSRKIHNIANSVVILDEVQTLSKELVLPTLDMLKDVQKVMNTSFVFCTATMPAFEKHENFNGVERLIPLVDNAEELFNKTKRVNFNLLNELNPLSIDDLKTQVILTGERGKSTLVIFNTKQITKDFYLSLSVMKNWEKSYHLSTNMCPVHRKAVIENIRADLKNKVKILVVSTQLIEAGVDFDFPCVFRAIAPLESIIQAAGRCNREGSMAQKGEVYLFELENAIYPSGAYKTEMELAKLLIKDNVQRLDEYSFFKNYYQQVMSLYIETKKITPVREAYDFEKVNSMYKLIDNATQSIFIYQYNDESKELYRKIEEKQSLGLKPSRSDFRKLQVYSVQVYPNFFQKTKGLYREINGVIVWDGKYNETLGLDIDNQNLETLFV, from the coding sequence ATGACGCATTCTTATCTCGCCCATTCTGAAAATAGAGATGGTAATACTCATTTATTAAAAGATCATTTAACTAACACTCAAAAACTGATTAAAACTTTTGCTAATAACAAAACCCAAGAAAAAATGCTTAGCCTTGTGGCGTTGTTACATGACCTTGGCAAATATCAAGAAGAGTTTCAAGCTTATTTAAAAAATGGTGGTCAAAGAGGTTCTGTGCCTCATGCCCGTTGGGGTGCAATCGTCGCACGCCAACTTGATTGTCATGAACTGTCTTTTTGCATCAATGGGCATCACAAAGGGCTAGAAAACAGTATAGCTTGGGAGAAAGAAGATACTGTTGTTGACGTAGATAAGGGTGAAGATAAAAAATGGCAGGAGTTATATAAGCTTTTTTTAACAGATATGAGTATTCGGCATAAAGAATTTGTACAAGCACTACGTGATTTACTTGCTGAATTAAAGGCGTGTAGCTACAACAAATTAGAAAGAGAGTTACTTACACGATTTATTTTTTCGTGTTTAACTGATGCCGATTGGTTAGATACAGAGTCGCATTTTTCACCTGATAAAGCTGAGTTGCGTGGTGGTAAAAAACTAGACCTTGAAAATTGTTTAAAACAAATTGAGGCTATTTTTCAGGGATTTGAAAGCCATCAAGCAAGTCTAAAAGAAATTAATGTCTTACGAAATCAAGCCAGAAAACAGGCCTTAGAAAAAGCAAATGGAAAGGTAGATTTTTATTCTCTTAATTTACCCACAGGACTAGGCAAAACACTAACCTCGTTTCATTGGGCATTAGAACACGCTAGGGCAAATAAACTTAAACGTATTATTATTGTTTTACCTTATGTAAATATCATTGACCAAACGGCGGCATTATTAAAAAAATATTTTGGTGAAGATAATATTTTAGAACATCATGCTAGTTTTAATGAAGAGAATAAGGAAGAAACAAAGAGTATAAACGAAGAAACAGATAAGAAAAAACTCGCCTGCGAAAATTGGGATTATCCCATAATAGTTACAACAACAGTACAATTTTATGAATCTTTGTTTTCCAATAAACCTTCAAAATCTAGAAAAATACATAATATCGCCAATTCAGTAGTGATTTTAGACGAAGTACAAACTTTATCCAAAGAATTAGTTCTGCCTACGCTTGATATGCTTAAAGATGTACAAAAAGTTATGAATACGAGCTTTGTATTTTGTACAGCCACCATGCCCGCCTTTGAAAAACATGAAAACTTTAATGGAGTTGAACGCCTAATACCATTAGTAGATAATGCTGAAGAGCTGTTTAATAAAACTAAAAGAGTTAATTTCAACTTGCTTAATGAGCTAAATCCACTCTCCATAGACGATTTAAAAACACAGGTGATTTTAACAGGCGAAAGGGGTAAGTCAACGTTAGTTATTTTTAATACTAAACAGATTACTAAAGATTTTTATCTGTCGCTAAGTGTTATGAAAAACTGGGAAAAATCTTATCATCTATCCACAAATATGTGTCCTGTGCATCGTAAAGCTGTCATAGAAAATATTCGAGCTGATTTAAAAAATAAAGTAAAAATTCTTGTTGTCTCGACTCAACTTATAGAAGCAGGCGTTGACTTTGACTTTCCGTGTGTGTTTAGAGCGATAGCCCCTTTAGAGTCCATTATTCAAGCCGCAGGTCGTTGTAATCGAGAAGGTAGCATGGCACAAAAAGGTGAAGTTTATCTGTTTGAGCTTGAAAATGCCATTTATCCAAGCGGTGCATATAAAACAGAAATGGAATTAGCGAAGCTATTAATAAAAGATAATGTTCAACGGTTAGATGAATATAGTTTTTTTAAAAATTACTACCAACAGGTTATGTCGCTTTATATTGAAACAAAAAAAATTACACCTGTGCGTGAAGCTTATGACTTTGAAAAAGTTAATAGCATGTATAAATTAATAGATAATGCGACGCAAAGCATTTTTATCTATCAATATAATGATGAAAGCAAAGAATTATATCGCAAAATTGAAGAAAA